One part of the Novipirellula galeiformis genome encodes these proteins:
- a CDS encoding winged helix-turn-helix transcriptional regulator — protein sequence MQRKNDKKTVGCPVESTIGAIGGRWKVLIIHHLIEGRQRFGELTRLLGGISARTLTRQLRELEASGIIQRETVQEVPLKVEYSLTPLGQKLKPVLDAMHQWGQEVEQQANTSQTPPPISPIAANRHVDGERTA from the coding sequence TTGCAGCGAAAAAACGACAAGAAAACCGTCGGCTGTCCCGTCGAATCAACGATCGGCGCCATTGGCGGACGCTGGAAAGTGCTGATCATCCATCACTTGATCGAAGGCAGGCAACGCTTCGGTGAGTTGACTCGGTTGCTGGGCGGCATTTCCGCGCGAACGCTAACTCGCCAACTTCGCGAGCTGGAAGCCAGCGGGATTATCCAGCGTGAAACCGTTCAAGAAGTCCCGCTGAAAGTTGAATACTCACTGACACCCCTGGGGCAAAAATTGAAGCCCGTTCTCGATGCGATGCACCAATGGGGCCAGGAAGTGGAGCAGCAAGCAAACACGTCCCAAACGCCACCTCCGATTAGCCCCATTGCGGCAAACCGACACGTTGATGGCGAGAGAACCGCGTGA
- a CDS encoding cation-transporting P-type ATPase, whose protein sequence is METILSRHWHHLPESEVIGLLETDLNHGLDLFAVEHRQARFGPNAITQRKGQGPLVRFLLEFHQPLIYILLAAASITAFLQEWVDSGVILGVVLVNAIIGFAQESKALKAIAALANAMTSEATVLRVGEKKRISATKLVPGDIVFLQSGDKVPADLRLLVCRELQTDESTLTGESVPIQKHAKTLRQDTVLAERRNMIYSSTLVTYGTATGVVIGTGDNTEIGRISELISSAEVLATPLTRKLAHFSGILLYVILGMAALTFVVGVVRGESWLQMFMAAVALAVGAIPEGLPAAVTITLAIGVGKMAKRNAIIRKLPAVETLGSTTVIGSDKTGTLTQNQMTVQEVFAGGKRFTVSGVGYAPEGEFACDTETVVPREHPALLECLRAGLLCNDSAVSQSDDGWQIAGDPTEAALIVSACKAGLSPATIKQALPRLDAIPFESQHQYMATLHHAGPDAPALVYLKGSVESVLQRCDNVFGDAGSGAELNSDSVHRRVGELASDGLRVLALARVELPAGTASIQHQDVASGLSFLGLQGMIDPPRPEAVDAVHACQSAGIRVKMITGDHAGTAAAIAAQIGLNGADPNGAAASVMTGKMLATLSDTELLDAAEQSAVFARVTPEQKLRLVKALQHRGHVVAMTGDGVNDAPALRQADIGVAMGIAGTEVAKEAADMVLTDDNFSSIEAAIEEGRGVFDNLIKFITWTLPTNIGEGLVILAAVFAGATLPIQPVQILWINMTTAVLLGLMLAFEPKEPGIMLRQPREPTSPILSATLIFRIVLVGVLLLVGAFGLFQWELSEGESEAAARTVAVNVFVFGELCYLFNCRSLTLSIFAIGVFSNRWLLAGVGTMAALQVAFTYVPAMNRAFDSEPIGITQWCLILGVGLSIYGIVGLEKWLRRRLTLRAEYRQTKPPVPPLPRRSV, encoded by the coding sequence ATGGAAACAATCCTAAGTCGACACTGGCATCATCTTCCTGAGTCCGAGGTTATTGGTCTCTTAGAAACCGATCTGAATCACGGATTGGATCTCTTTGCGGTCGAGCACCGGCAAGCACGCTTTGGACCGAACGCGATCACCCAAAGAAAAGGGCAAGGGCCACTCGTCCGTTTCTTGCTCGAGTTCCATCAACCATTGATTTACATCTTGTTGGCTGCCGCGTCGATAACGGCATTCTTGCAAGAATGGGTGGACTCCGGCGTGATCCTTGGCGTCGTATTGGTGAATGCGATCATTGGATTTGCCCAGGAATCGAAAGCACTCAAAGCGATCGCTGCGCTTGCCAACGCGATGACAAGTGAGGCAACCGTGCTGAGGGTGGGAGAAAAGAAACGCATTTCCGCGACGAAGCTCGTTCCCGGCGACATCGTTTTCCTACAATCGGGCGACAAGGTGCCTGCGGATCTCCGCTTGCTCGTTTGTCGTGAATTGCAAACGGATGAGTCGACGCTCACGGGTGAATCGGTGCCGATCCAAAAGCATGCCAAGACACTCCGGCAAGACACGGTTCTGGCCGAACGCCGCAACATGATCTACTCCTCAACGCTCGTGACTTACGGAACGGCCACAGGCGTCGTCATCGGCACCGGCGATAATACGGAGATCGGTCGCATTTCGGAGCTAATCAGCTCAGCGGAGGTTTTAGCCACTCCGCTGACCCGCAAACTAGCTCATTTTAGCGGCATCCTGCTCTACGTAATTCTCGGCATGGCCGCCCTGACGTTTGTCGTCGGCGTCGTCCGGGGCGAGTCATGGTTACAAATGTTTATGGCGGCCGTCGCTTTGGCCGTGGGCGCGATCCCCGAAGGTTTGCCAGCGGCGGTCACGATCACGCTAGCGATTGGCGTCGGCAAGATGGCCAAGCGGAATGCGATCATTCGTAAACTCCCCGCCGTCGAAACTCTGGGCAGCACCACGGTTATCGGTTCCGATAAAACGGGCACGCTGACCCAAAACCAGATGACCGTCCAAGAAGTGTTTGCGGGAGGCAAACGGTTCACGGTCTCCGGCGTTGGGTATGCCCCGGAGGGAGAGTTCGCGTGCGACACCGAAACGGTGGTCCCCAGAGAGCATCCGGCGCTGTTGGAGTGCTTGCGAGCGGGGCTGCTCTGTAATGACTCGGCAGTATCGCAATCGGACGACGGTTGGCAGATCGCAGGCGATCCCACCGAAGCCGCCTTGATTGTCTCGGCTTGCAAAGCGGGTCTCTCTCCGGCAACGATCAAGCAAGCGTTACCGCGATTGGACGCCATCCCCTTTGAATCACAGCATCAGTATATGGCGACGTTACATCACGCAGGGCCCGACGCACCTGCGCTCGTCTACCTGAAAGGCTCCGTCGAAAGCGTTCTCCAGCGTTGCGACAACGTATTTGGCGATGCCGGCAGCGGTGCGGAACTGAATTCCGACTCGGTGCATCGACGTGTCGGGGAATTAGCATCCGACGGCTTGCGAGTGCTGGCGTTAGCTCGCGTGGAACTTCCGGCGGGGACCGCATCGATCCAGCACCAGGACGTGGCGAGTGGGCTGAGCTTTCTCGGTTTGCAAGGCATGATCGACCCACCGCGTCCCGAAGCGGTAGACGCCGTCCACGCCTGCCAATCCGCTGGCATTCGCGTGAAGATGATTACCGGCGATCACGCCGGAACCGCTGCGGCAATTGCGGCTCAGATCGGCCTGAATGGCGCCGACCCAAACGGCGCTGCCGCCAGCGTCATGACCGGCAAGATGCTAGCCACATTATCGGACACCGAACTTCTCGACGCGGCAGAGCAGTCCGCTGTCTTCGCTCGCGTTACACCGGAACAAAAGCTACGTCTCGTGAAAGCGTTGCAGCATCGCGGCCACGTCGTGGCGATGACGGGCGACGGTGTCAACGATGCCCCTGCGTTGCGCCAGGCCGACATCGGCGTGGCGATGGGAATCGCCGGCACAGAAGTCGCCAAAGAGGCAGCCGACATGGTGCTGACGGACGATAATTTTTCGTCGATCGAAGCGGCCATCGAAGAAGGCCGGGGCGTGTTCGACAATCTGATCAAGTTTATCACTTGGACGCTGCCGACTAACATTGGCGAGGGGCTGGTTATTCTGGCCGCCGTTTTTGCCGGCGCGACGCTGCCCATCCAACCCGTTCAAATCCTGTGGATCAACATGACCACGGCGGTACTGCTGGGATTGATGCTGGCGTTTGAACCCAAAGAGCCCGGTATCATGCTGCGGCAGCCGCGTGAGCCGACAAGCCCGATCCTCTCGGCAACGCTGATCTTCCGAATTGTTCTCGTCGGCGTCCTGCTGCTGGTCGGCGCGTTCGGACTGTTTCAATGGGAGTTGTCGGAGGGCGAGAGTGAAGCGGCGGCACGAACGGTGGCCGTGAACGTCTTCGTATTCGGAGAACTCTGCTACCTGTTCAATTGCCGATCGCTCACCTTATCGATATTCGCGATCGGAGTGTTCAGCAACCGTTGGCTGTTGGCCGGTGTCGGCACGATGGCGGCGCTGCAGGTCGCGTTCACCTACGTTCCCGCCATGAACCGCGCCTTCGACAGCGAGCCCATTGGAATCACCCAGTGGTGCCTTATCCTTGGCGTAGGCCTATCGATTTATGGAATCGTCGGCTTGGAAAAGTGGCTGCGGCGTCGGTTAACCTTACGGGCCGAATACCGCCAAACGAAACCGCCGGTACCCCCGCTCCCGCGCCGGTCCGTATGA